Below is a window of Leuconostoc gasicomitatum LMG 18811 DNA.
ATGTGCGTCGCAAACGAATGACGTAATGTGTGTGGCGAAACATCTTTAGTAATGCCTGCTAACAAAACTAGTTTTTTAATAATTTTCCAAACACCCTGTCGACTCAGTTGGTTACCACGGTCATTTAAAAAAACAAAGGGTGACTCATTGCCTTTTAATAACAATAACCGACTATTAGAAAAATATTTTTCTAACCAATCAGCAGCAACTTCGCCAATTGGAATAATACGTTCTTTGTCGCCTTTTCCAATTGTTTGAATTAAACCAAGTTGCAGATGCAAATCACTCATCTTTAAATTTACCAGTTCACTCACACGCAAGCCAGTAGCATACAGAACTTCGATCAGTGTCCGATTACGCACACCTAAGGGTGTTGTTTCAGTTGGTACCGCTAGCAAAGCATCAATTTCTGCAACAGTTAACACAGATGGTAAGTGCTCAGCTTTTTTGGGTGGTCTAACATCTGTCATTGGATTGTGCAAAATAAGTCCTTCTTGCAATAAATAACCAAAAAATTTACGTAACGAGGTCACCATACGAATAACTGAGTTATTTGACTTCCCTTGCTCACGTAAGTTGTTCAACCAAGTCAATATAGCAATATGATCAATGTCATTTAATTGTAGTTTTTCGGTTGTCACATAAAGCGCAAATTGCTGTAGATCCTGGTGGTAGCTTTTAATCGTATTATCTGACAGTCCACGCTCAATGCGTATATAATGTAAATAATCGGCAATCGCACTATCTATTTTATGTGTCATTATTCCTCAATTAATTTAATGCCATCATCAACTTGTTCTATGATACGGCCTTTATATAAATGTCCCAATGCTCTTTTAAATTGACTTTTGCTAAATCCAAATTGTTTTTTAATCGCTTCTGGATTACTTTTATCATTAAATGGTAAAAAGTGATCAGCGCGACGTTGCAATTGCAATAACAAAAACTGTGCATCTTCGTCCATTGTTTTATATGCCAAAGGCTTTAATGACAAGTTAAGTGCCCCATCTTCACGTACACCAATGACACGTGCGTCAACAACTTGTCCCAAACGTGGCTCATCATCACGTTGCGAGGGATGAATAAATCCAAGATAATACTCGTCTGTTATGACTAACGTACCCGCAATTTTATTACGATAAACCGTTGCTTTGACTGTTTTTGATTTCAATTCTTGAGGTGCACGACGAGAAACAGCATCAATAACTTGTTGCTGCGCAATTTCACCCCACAGTCGCCCCTTATTATCTTCTTTCATAGCCAACATCAGTTTGTCACCCTTTTGTGGCCACAAAGTTGAAATTGTTGGTAAATCATCTAACGATACAACTAAGTCTTTATTGGGCAAGCCTATAGCTACGAAAACGCCTAAGTCGTGACGATTAGCAACAACCGTTCCCCAACCATAGACATCTTTTTGTACCGTGGGCAGTTGCTTTGTTATCTGAAACTTATGGTTTTCATTTTCATAAGCAAATCCTGTTACAAAGCCACCTATTTTTAATGGTTTTTCAAGTTCTAACTTATCAATTTCATAGGTATGACCGTCCACTTGGGCAAAAAAATAACCATCGTTTTCATCCGTCACATTTGCCTTTATAATTGTTCCAACTGTTGGGTTTATCATTGTTTTTTCCTTTGACACGCAACTTCACGTGTTTTTCTTTAGTATACTAGTTTACCACGGATAAGTTAACATAATCTATAAAA
It encodes the following:
- a CDS encoding CvfB family protein → MINPTVGTIIKANVTDENDGYFFAQVDGHTYEIDKLELEKPLKIGGFVTGFAYENENHKFQITKQLPTVQKDVYGWGTVVANRHDLGVFVAIGLPNKDLVVSLDDLPTISTLWPQKGDKLMLAMKEDNKGRLWGEIAQQQVIDAVSRRAPQELKSKTVKATVYRNKIAGTLVITDEYYLGFIHPSQRDDEPRLGQVVDARVIGVREDGALNLSLKPLAYKTMDEDAQFLLLQLQRRADHFLPFNDKSNPEAIKKQFGFSKSQFKRALGHLYKGRIIEQVDDGIKLIEE
- the xerD gene encoding site-specific tyrosine recombinase XerD → MTHKIDSAIADYLHYIRIERGLSDNTIKSYHQDLQQFALYVTTEKLQLNDIDHIAILTWLNNLREQGKSNNSVIRMVTSLRKFFGYLLQEGLILHNPMTDVRPPKKAEHLPSVLTVAEIDALLAVPTETTPLGVRNRTLIEVLYATGLRVSELVNLKMSDLHLQLGLIQTIGKGDKERIIPIGEVAADWLEKYFSNSRLLLLKGNESPFVFLNDRGNQLSRQGVWKIIKKLVLLAGITKDVSPHTLRHSFATHILENGADLRIVQELLGHADISTTQIYTHISKKRLSEVYDNFHPRA